The genomic window GTCCGTGAGCGGCTCGCCGGCCAGGAAGAAGGTCTTCTTCTGCTTGGCGAAGTCGGTCAGCGCCAGGCCGATGTTGGACAGGAAGCCGCCCATCAGCACGTCCACCTTCTCGCGCGAGAGCAGCTCCTCGGCGGCGCGCACGGCCTCGCCGGGGTTGGCGTTGTCGTCGCGGATCACCAGCTCGACCTTGCGGCCCAGCAGGCCGCCGGAGGCGTTGATCTCGTCGACCGCCAGCTCCATGCCCTTGCGGTAGGGCTCCAGGAACGCGGGCTGCGCCTTGTAGCTGTTGATCTCGCCGATCTTGAGCGTACCCTGGGCCTGGGCGCTTGCGGCCAGCACCAGACCCGCGGCTCCGGCCAGCAGGGCGCGGCGCCGGGCGTTCATCTTGAATTTCGACATGCTCGTTCCTTCCTTGGTTGATTCAGTCGTCAAACACACGTTTTCAGGGACTGCCTGGCCTACCTCAAACCGTCTTCACCCTTGATCTCGCCCACCTGCAGGCCGCCGATGCGCGGCAGCGGGCGCCCGCTGTCGGTCACGGCCACGGCCACCACGATCTCATGGGCGCGCGGCGCGTCGGACACGCGCGCCTCGATGGCGTCGAAGTGGCTGCGCACGAAGGCGGCGTCCTTGTGGCCCAGGGGCACGTCCACGGCCGTGCCCAGGCCACCGCGCTTCTTGGCCGAGGGCACCAGCGCGGCACCTTTCTCGACCGCCTTGCGCAGCGGCGCGCCCAGCTTGGGGTGCAACACCGCGGCGGCATGCTCCAGCTCGCCGGCCTCGCCGACGATGGCGGCCTTGCCGTAACTCTGGGCCTGGCCAGGCGCGATGCCCAGGGCGGCCACGCATTTCTGCCCCAGCAGCGCGCCCAGTTCCTCGCCGATGTCGATCAGGGCGTCCAGCTTGGGCTCGTAGCGCCCGGCATAGGGGTTCTCGATCACGGCCATCGCCAGCGCGCGGCGCGTGGGCGGGTTGACGGCCTGGCCCATCTCGATGCGGGTCTCGTCGACCTGCACCAGCAGTTTGCGAATCTTTGCAGCCATGGTGTTCCTCGTTCTCGATCGGTCGGGTCAGCGCAGGCCGTCCCACTTGGAAATGTCGGCGGCCTTGAGCCCCCCCACCCGCGCGTGTACGCGCGGGCCGCAGGACATGGCCAGCACATAGACCACTTCGTCGGCCAGGGGGCTGCCGGGCACGCGCGCCTCGATGGCGTCGAAATGGCTGCGCACGTAGCTGGCGTTGATGTGGGTCAGGGGCACATCGAGCGTGCAGCCGGGTGGGCCGACCTTCTTGGTCGAGGGCACGATGGACAGCGCGTTGCCGGGCTGGCCGGTCTTCGCCTCGCCCCGGCCCTGCATGTAGGCCACGCGGTCGCCGCTCCAGCCCAGCAGCTCGCGCATGGCGTAGCCGCCGGGCACGTGCCACAAGGCGCCGTGCTCCAGCTCGCCGGCGGCGCCCACGATGGCGCCCTTGCCGTAGCTTTCGATGCGCTCGGCCGGCACCGCCATGGCCGCCAGCAGCTGGTGCGCCATCTGCGTGCCGACGGCATTGAGCACCTCCATCATGGGCAGGATGTCGGCCTCGTAACGGCCGGCAAACGGGTTGGCGAGCACGGCGGCGATGAAGCCGCGCCGCAGCGGCTGGGCCGCCGGCGGACCGAACTCGTGGAAGATGTCTTCCACGTGCGTGAAGGTTCTTCGAATCTCGATCATGCGGTCTCCAGCAGCATGCGCTGCGCGGGCCCCGGCGCCGTGGCGCCAAGAGGCAAAAAACGCGCCGGGCCGCCGTCGGTTGACGCGGCCCAGCCCTGGCACGTGATTACACACGAAACGATGTGGCCCGCGTCACGCCATTGCAGCGCCTTGGCGCAGCCTGCCGCCAACGCCGCCTGGGCCTGGGCTGGCGTCAGTGGCGGCACCTGCACGGTCACCGGGATGGCACCCAGGTCGCTGTCGTCGCGGATGGCGTTGGCCGGCCGGCGCACGATGCCAGCGTGCGGCACATCCACGGCGTTGCCGACGACGGTGGCCGCCGCGTCGGCCTGGGCCGCGGTGGCGGCCAGCACGGTCACGCTGTCGGCAATGCCCAGCGAGAAGCTGCGCCCCTTCCAGCCGCTGGTGGCCACGCCGCGCACGGGGCTGTCATGGGCCACGTCAAGCACGCCATCGACCTCCAGCCCCGGCGCGGCCAGGGCGCGCGGCCACCGGTCCAGGTCGGCGAACAGGCCGACGCGGAAACGCTCGCCGGGCGTCAGGTGCAGGGCGATGTCGCCGCCATCGTTGACCCACGCGCGGCGCACGCCCGGCCGTTGGTAGGCCGCCACCAGCTCCTGCGCCACCGCGCCGGCCACGGCCGCCATCGGGGTGATGTACACATCGCGATAGGGCCGCACCGCCTGCCACATGCGGCGCGCCACCACGCCCCGCACCGGACACTCGCCATGCACCGGCGCGCGCAAGGCCGGCAACTCGTCCACCAGCTCCTGCAGCAGGCCGCGAAAGCGCTGCCACGCGGCTTCGTGCGCCTGCTGCACGGCGGCCGGCTCGCCGTCGGCGCCGATGACGATGTCCATCGGCCCGTGCTGCAGGTGCAGACGGCCGTCGCCCAGAAGCATGCGCTGCGCACCCATGGTTCAACCCAGCTGCGGCGGATGGCCCAGCGGCCAGGGATTGGCGGGGTTGCCGGCCGCCCACGCGCGGCGCGTGGGGGCGCCGTCGTTGTGCCAGGCTCCCGTGCGCAGCACGTCCTCCAGCGAGCGCACGTGCCTGAGGTGCCCGCCCAACGCCGCGTAGTCGTCGCGGCGCATGCTGAACTCGATGGGCGCCACGATGGCCGGCGTGGGCACGGTGCCGAAGCTGCGCTCGGGCATGCGCATCACGTCCACCATCACGGTGATGCCGCCGCCCGGCCACACATAGGCGGGCGCGCCGCCGCAGGTGACGTTGACCAGGGCGTTCTTGATGGCGCGCGTGAGCAACACCGGGTTTTCGGTGGCGCCGGCGCGCAGGCTGCCGCCGGCGCCGCCCAGAAACAGCACGGTGGTGAGCGAGGGCTCGCAGTTCTCGCCGATGCGGTCGACCACCGCGCGCACCGCATCGGGCATGGGCTGCTCGCGCGGCACCAGCTGCTCGTCCAGCACGTACCAGGCGGCATGCTCGCCGGTGGTCGAGGTCATCAGCAGGCGCAGGCCGGGCCAGCCCTGTTTGGCGTCCCAGGGGTCGAGCACCGTCAGCGGGTCGGCAATGGAGGTGCCGCCCCAGCCGGTGCCGGGGTTGGCGACCTGGAAGTAGCGCCCGGGCGTGGACTTGCGCCCGCGCATGGCGATGCCCGAGGGCCGCATGTCCAGACAGCGGCCGGCCTGGTGCTCGGTCAGCACGCCGGTGATGTGGTCGTCCACCACCACCACCTCGTCGGCGTGGCCGTACAGCTGCTTGGCGAAGATGCCCACCGTGGCCGAGCCGCAGCCCACGCGCATGCGCTGCTCCTGCACGCCGTTGACGATGGGCGCCCGCCCGGCCTGGATGACGAGCTGCGCGCCGCCGTCGATCGACAGCTCCATGGCCTGCCGGTTGCCCAGCTGCTCCATCATCTCGACGGTGACGCGGCCTTCCTTCTTGCTGCCGCCCGTCAGGTGGTGCACGCCGCCCAGCGACAGCATCTGCGAGCCGTATTCGGCCGTGGTGACGTGGCCCACCACCTCGCCCTTGCAGCGCACGTTGGCCTGCTCGGGGCCCAGGTAGCGGTCGGTGTCGATCTTGACCTTGAGGCTGCAGTAGCTGAAGATACCCTCGGTCACCACCGTCACCATGTCCACGCCCTGCACCTGCGAGCCGACGATGAAGGGCGCCGGCTTGTAGTCGGGGTAGGTGGTGGACGAGCCCACGCCGGTGACGAAGACCTCGTCGGCGCGCAGCAGCGCGCCGTCCCAGTCCGGCGCCTGCGACACGTCCTGCGCCGCCTCGCCCTCGCCCGTGTCCTGCTGCACCACCCGGCCGCTGAACTGCACCAGCGGCGCGCGCTGCTCGTCCACGGTCTTGCGCAGCAGCAGCACCGGGTCGACCCGGATCAGCACGCCGCCCTGGTTGGCGTAGCGGTCGCAGGCGCCGGTGCGGCCCTCGGCGATCTGGCACAGGATGGGGCATGCGTTGCACTCGACCTTGGTGGCCGCCATGCGCTCGTTGCGCGGGCGGGCGCGCTCCAGCACCTGCGGCTCGGGGGCTTCGGGCAAGCCATCGGTTCGTGTGTGTTCGGTCATCTCGCTGTGCTGTGGAACGGTTGCATCCGACCTGGCGGCCACGCCAATTTAATGGAGCAGACACCGAATCAACATGGAGTAAACCCTGAATCAAATCCGGAATTTTTCGTGTAGTCTTTTCCGAATGAAAAGGCCATCGCCGCCCCACGCAAGCCAGTCCCCCATCCGGCCGGCCTCGGCCCGCGCATCATGAGTGCCTTCATCGAGGAGCGCGTGCTCACCGTCCGGCACTGGACCGACCGGCTGTTCAGCTTCACCACCACGCGCGACGCGGCGCTGCGTTTTTCCAACGGCCACTTCACCATGATCGGCCTGCGCATCGACGCCAAGCCGCTGCTGCGCGCCTACAGCATCGCATCGCCCAACTACGAGGACCACCTGGAGTTCCTCAGCATCAAGGTGGAGGACGGCCCGCTCACCTCGCGCCTGCAGCACATCCAGCCGGGCGACACCATCGTGGTCGGGCGCAAGCCCACCGGCACCCTGGTGGTGGACTACCTGCTGCCCGGCAAGCGGCTGTACCTGTTTTCCACCGGCACGGGGCTGGCGCCTTTCATGAGCATCATCCGCGACCCGGAGAGCTACGAGAAGTTCGAGCAGATCATCCTGGTGCACGGCGTGCGCACCGCGGGCGAGCTGGCCTATCACGACGTGATCGTCGATCACCTGCCGCGGCACGAGTTCCTGGGCGACATGATCGCCAGCCAGCTGCGGTACTACCCCACCGTCACGCGCGAGGACTTTCGCAACGTCGGGCGCATCCCCGACCTGATCGAATCGGGCAAGCTGTTTGCCGACCTGGACGTGCCGCCGCTGGACGCCGCGCACGACCGCGCCATGATCTGCGGCAGCCCGGCCATGCTCAAGGACCTGCGGCACCTGCTGGAGGCGCGCGGCTTTGCGGAGGGCAACACCTCGCGCCCGGGCAGCTTCGTCATCGAACGGGCCTTTGCCGAGTCATGAAGACCAACCTGGCCATTGTCCCCACGCGGCCGGCCGCCGCACGGCCGGGCCCCCGCGGCCTGGCCAAGCCCGGCCGCAAGGCCGGCGTGCGCGAGCAGGCGGCGCAGGAGACGCAGGACGCCATCCTGCGCGCGGCCACGCGCATCTTTTCCAAGCACGGGTTCTCGGGCGGGCGCATCGACCAGATCTCCAAGGCGGCCGGCTCGCACGACCGCATGATCTACTATTACTTCGGGAGCAAGGAAGGCCTGTACATCGCGGTGCTTGAAGACCTCTATCGGCGCTTCAACGAAGCCGAGGCGGCCCTCAAGATCGACGCCACGCATCCCGAGCAGGCGCTGGTGGCCGTGATCGGCTTCATCTGGAACTACTACCAGCGCAAGCCCGAGTTCATCACCCTGCTGAACGACGAGAACCTGCACCACGGCAAGCACATCGCCAAGTCGCTGCGGGCGCATGACTATTCGTCGCCCGCCACGCAGATCATCGACTCGGTGCTGGCCAGCGGCGTGGCCCAGGGCCTGTTTCGCCCCGGCCTGTCGGCGCGCGACGTCTACCTGATGATCGCCAGCCTGAATTATTTCTATCTTTCCAACCGCCACACGCTTTCGGCCTTCTTCGGCAGCAAGCTGGACAGCAGCGAGGCGCTGCAGCACTGGCACGCCTTCGTCGTCGACGCCGTGCTGCGCGCCGTCAAGCCCTGAACCCCCACGAAACAGGAGATCGCCATGGCAGAAGTCGCCACCACCGAAAAGTCCGGCAAGGTCGTCATCCAGAACATCGGCCTGCTGCTGTCGGGCGACATCGACCGGCCCATCCTGGACGCCGACACCCTCGTGGTGCAGGACGGCCTGATCGCCGCCGTGGGCCGGCAGGCCGACTGCAACCTGGAGGGCGCCCGCCACACCATCGACGCGCGCCGCACCTGCGTGGCCCCGGGCCTGATCGACAGCCACGTGCACCCGGTGTTCGGCGACTGGACGCCGCGGCAAAACCAGCTCGGCTGGATCGAATCGACCCTGAACGGCGGCGTCACCACCATGATCTCGGCTGGCGAGGTGCACCTGCCCGGCCGCCCGAAAGACGTGGTGGGCCTGAAGGCCCTGGCCATTACGGCGCAGCGGGCGTTCGACAACTTTCGCCCCGGCGGGGTGAAGGTGCTGGCCGGCGCGCCGGTGATCGAAAAAGGCATGGTCGAGCAGGACTTCAAGGACCTGGCCGACGCCGGCGTCAAGCTGCTGGGCGAGGTGGGCCTGGGCTCGGTCAAGGCCGGCGAGGAGGCCGGGCAGATGGTAGCCTGGGCGCGCAAGTACGGTATCCAGAGCACCATCCACACGGGCGGGCCCTCCATTCCCGGCTCTGGCCTGATCGACAAGGACGTGGTGCTGGCGGCCGACGCCGACATCATCGGCCACATCAACGGCGGCCACACCGCCCTGCCCTGGAAGCACGTGTGCGAGCTGTGCGAGAAGTCCAGCCGCGCCATCGAGCTGGTGCACAACGGCAACGAAAAAATCGCCATCGAGGCCGCGCGCGCCGCCATCGAGCTGAAATGCCCGCACCGCGTCATCCTGGGCACCGACGGGCCGGCCGGCTCGGGCGTGCAGCCGCTGGGCATCCTGCGCATGATCGCGCTGATCTCCAGCTTTGCCGGCATCCCGGCCGAGGTGGTGTTCGGCTTTGCCACCGGCAACACGGCGCGCATGCGCCAGCTCAACTGCGGCCTGATCGAGGTGGGCCGGGCGGCCGACTTGGTCTTCATGGACAAGGCCCAGCACAGCGCCGGGCGCGACCTGCTGGACAGCGTTCAGCTGGGCGACATTCCGGGCATCGGCATGGTCATGATCGACGGCCTGGTGCGCTGCGGGCGCAGCCGCAACACGCCGCCGGCCACCGAGGTGCCGGTGGTGCTTTAACGCGGCGCGTCAGCGCGAATCCAGCCGCTGCAGCAAGGCCTCGAAGGCCTCGTCCGGCGCCTGCGTGTTGTCGTACAGCAGCAGCTCGGGATACTGCGCCGCCTCGGGCATGAACAGGCGCGTGCGGTAATCGTCCCAGTGCGCCAGCTTCCAGGCGTCGTTGGGGTTGCCGCGCGCCTGGATGCGCCGGCGCGCCTCATCTTCTTGCAGGTGCACCCACACCACGCGCACCACCACGTCATCCGCCACGCCCAGCCAGGCCCGGTCGGCCAGCTGGTGCGCGCGCACCTCGCGCGAGAGCGGGCCGACCACGATGCAGTTCACGCCCAGCGCCAGATTCTCGCGCGCCGTGTTCAACAGGCCCGCGTACTCGGGGCCGCGCAGGTGCTGCAGGTACAGGGGGCTGTCGCGGTCGTTGGCGTCGCCCGTCAGCACCCCCATCACGGCGCTGCTGTAGCCGCCGTACAGCGTGTCCTTGTCCAGCAGGCAAAACGACTCGCTGCTGCGCCGGTGCAGCAGCGGCAACGCGCGCTTGGCCAGGGTGGTCTTGCCGGTGCCGGCATGGCCGCAGAAGAAGATGAGACGGGGCATGTGGCAAGCATAGCCGCAGGCAGGCCGCCGCGGCACCCGGCTACGCGTGCAGGCGCGAGTTGCGCGGCAGGTGCGCCATCAAGAACTCCATCTGGTCGGCCAGGATGCGGCGGTTGCGCAGGATGAAGTCTTCCCACAGGCTGGGCACGTAGGGCGCGTACAGCAGCGGCATGCGCGCCTGCTCGGGCGTGCGGTCGCTCTTGCGGTGGTTGCAGGCGCGGCAGGCGGTGACCACGTTCATCCAGTGGTCGCGCCCGCGCTGCGCCAGCGGGGTGATGTGCTCGCGGGTCAGCTCGGTCTCGTGGAAGTGCCCGCCGCAGTAGGCGCACACGTTGCGGTCGCGCGCGAACAGCTTGGCGTTGGTCAGGCCCGGGCGCAGGTCGAAGGGGTTGATGTTGGGCACGCCGCGCGTGCCGATGATGCTGTTGACCTCGATCACCGACTGCTGGCCGGTGACGGCGTTGTACCCGCCGTGAAACACCGCGATGGAGCCGCCGGCCTCCCATCGCACCTCTTCGGCGGCGTAATGAATCACCGCCTGTTCCAGCGAAATCCACGATTGCGGCAGCCCCTGGGCCGACAGCTTGAGCACCTTCACAAAACGACTCCTGATGCGGAACCCCTGTGTGTGGCCAGCGTTGCCAGCGCCGGCCGCCCTGCGCCTTCGAAATCCGGAATGCGCGCAGGCAATATACTCTTTTTTTTGATGGGATTTGACCGTCTGGCGCGGGTGCAGCTTGCGCCAGACGCTATCAATTCAATAATCCATGAAGATTTTTCGCGGCCTGCGCCACCCCGGCATCGCGCCGGGCTGCGCGCTCACCATCGGCAACTTCGACGGCGTGCACCGCGGCCACCAAGCCATGCTGGCGCTGCTGCGCGGCGAGGCGGCGCAGCGTGGCGTGCAAAGCTGCGTGATGACCTTCGAGCCGCACCCGCGCGACCACTTTGCCGCGCTGCTGAACAAGCCCGAGCTGGCGCCGGCGCGCATCGTCACCTTTCGCGACAAGCTGGCCGAGCTGGCGCGCTGCGGCATCGAGCAGACCATCGTGCTGCCCTTCAACGCGCGCCTGGCCGCCCAGCCGCCCGAGGCCTTCATCGACGACATGCTGGTGCGCGGCCTGGGCGTGCGCTATGTGCTGGTGGGCGACGATTTCCGCTTCGGCGCCAAGCGCGCGGGCGACTACGCCATGCTGGACGCGGCGGGCCAGCAGCGGGGCTTCGACGTGGCACGCATGCAAAGCTACGAGGTGCATGGCGTGCGCGTGTCCAGCACCGCCGTGCGCGCGGCGCTGGCCGAAGGCCGCATGCAGGATGCCGCCGCGCTGCTGGGCCGCCCCTACGCCATCAGCGGCCACGTGGTGCATGGGCGCCACCTGGGCCGCAAGCTGGGCGAAAGCGCGGCGGGCCGCGCCGACGGCTTTCGCACGCTGAACCTGCGCTTTTCGCGCCGCGCGCATGCGTGGAAGCCCGCCGCCAGCGGCATCTTCGTGGTGCGCGTGCATGGCCTGGGCGCGTCCCCGCTGCCCGGCGTGGCCAACCTGGGCGTGCGCCCCTCGCTGGACGCGCACGACGTCAACGGCGGGCGTGTGCTGCTGGAGACGCACTGCCTGCAGTGGCCCGAGCACCTGGGCACCGAGGGGGCCTACGGTAAAATCATCCGCGTGGAACTGCTGCACAAACTGCACGACGAGTTGCGCTATCACAGCCTGGCGGCACTGACCGAGGGCATCGCGCGCGACCTGCAGGACGCCCGCGCCTGGCTGGCCGCCCACTCGGCGCGAATTTGAAGGGGCCGCGGGCCCCGCTCTCGCCTGCCAGCACGGCTTGCGGCCCCGCACCCTGCCCCACTCCTACTTCAATAGCTGCTCGCGCAAGCTGGGTGCTGGCCAAAGCCCTATTTGATTCGAAATACCGCACGCCATGAGCTCCGAGAACAAGACCGACTACCGCAGCACGCTGAACCTGCCCGACACACCCTTCCCCATGCGGGGCGATCTGCCCAAGCGCGAGCCGGGCTGGGTGCAGCAATGGGACGAGCAAGGCCTGTACAAGCGCCTGCGCGCGGCCCGCGCCGGCCGCGAAAAATTCATCCTGCACGACGGCCCGCCCTACGCCAACGGCACGCTGCACGCCGGCCACGCGGTCAACAAGATCCTCAAGGACATGATCGTCAAGACGCGCCAGCTCATGGGCATGGACGCGCACTACGTGCCGGGCTGGGACTGCCACGGCCTGCCGATCGAAAACCAGATCGAAAAGCAGTTTGGCCGCAACCTGAGCCGCGACGAGATGCAGGCCAAGGGCCGCGCCTACGCCACCGAGCAGATCGCCCTGCAGATGAAGGACTTCAAGCGCCTGGGCGTGCTGGGCGAGTGGGACAACCCCTACAAGACGATGAACTTCGCCAACGAGGCGGGCGAGCTGCGGCTGTTCAAGCGCCTCGTCGAGCGCGGCTTCGTCTACCGGGGCCTCAAGCCCGTGTACTGGTGCTTCGACTGCGGCTCGGCGCTGGCCGAGGCCGAGATCGAATACCAGGACAAGAAGAGCCACACCGTCGATGTCGCCTTCGAAGCCGCCGAGCCCGACAAGCTCGCCGCCGCCTTCGGCCTGCCCAAGTTGGGCAAACCCGCCTTCCTCGTCATCTGGACCACCACCGCCTGGACCATCCCGGCCAACCAGGCACTCAACCTGGGCCCGCAGATCGACTACGCGCTGGTCGATACCCCCAAGGGCCTGCTGGTGCTGGCCGCGGCCCGGGTCGAGGACTGCCTCAAGCGCTACGAAATCGATGGCAAGGTCGTCGCCACGGCCAAGGGCGAGAAGCTGGCGGGCCTGAACTTCAAGCACCCCTTGTACGACGTGGACGCCGGCTACCGCCGCCTGTCGCCCGTCTACCTGGCCGACTACGCCACCGACACCGACGGCACCGGCAGCGTGCACTCGGCGCCCGCCTACGGCGTGGAGGACTTCAACTCCTGCGTGGCGCACGGCCTGGCGCACGCCGACATCCTCAACCCCGTGCAGGGCGGGGGCAGCTACGCGGCCGACTTTCCGCTGTTCGGCGGCATGGACATCTGGAAGGCCGTGCCCGTCATCATCCAGGCCCTGAAGGACGCGCACCGCCTGCTGGCCACCAGCAGCCTGCAGCACAGCTACCCGCACTGCTGGCGCCACAAGTCGCCCGTCATCTACCGCGCCGCCTCGCAGTGGTTCGTGCGCATGGACGAGGGCGAAGGCGTGTTCACCCAGGACAAGGCGCCCGAAACCCTGCGCGCCACCGCGCTGCGCGCCATCGAGCAGACCCGGTTCTACCCCCCGTCCGGGCAGGCCCGCCTGCGCGACATGATTGCCGGCCGCCCCGACTGGGTCATCAGCCGCCAGCGCGCCTGGGGCGTGCCGATCGCGTTCTTTCTGCACAAGGAGACCGACGAGCTGCACCCGCGCACGCTCCAAATCCTGGACCAGGCCGCCGACATCATCGAGCAGGGCGGCATCGAGGCCTGGAGCCGCGTGACGGCCGAGCAGATCCTGGGCACCGACGAGGCCCAGCACTACCGCAAGTTCAACGACATCCTGGAGGTGTGGTTCGACTCCGGCTCCACCTTCGACCACGTCCTGTGCGGTACCCACCCCGCCGAGCATCACCTGAGCGGCCCCGAAGCCGACATGTACCTCGAAGGCCACGACCAGCACCGCGGGTGGTTCCACTCCTCGCTGCTGCTGGCCAGCGCCATCCGCGGCCGCGCGCCCTACCGCAGCCTGCTCACGCACGGCTTCACGGTCGACGCGCAAGGCCGCAAGATGAGCAAGAGCCTGGGCAACGGCATCGACCTGCAGGAGGCCAACAAGAAGTGGGGCGCCGAGCTGCTGCGCCTGTGGACGGCCTCCAGCGACTACTCGGGCGACATCGCTGGCGACGACAAGATCATGGCCCGCGTGATCGACGCCTACCGCCGCATCCGCAACACCCTGCGCTTTCTGCTGGCCAACACCAGCGACTTCGATCCGGCGCGCGACGCCGTGGCGCCCGCCGAGCTGCTGGAGATCGACCGCTGGCTGCTGTCACGCGCGGCCCAGTTCCAGGCCGAGGTGCTGGCGCACTACGACGTGTATGAGTTCCACCCCGTGGTCGCCAAGCTGCAACTGTTCTGCTCCGAAGACCTGGGCGGCTTCTACCTGGACGTGCTGAAGGACCGCCTGTACACCACGCAGGCCAAAAGCCTGGCGCGCCGCAGCGCGCAGACCGCGCTGTGGCAGCTCACGCAAGCCCTGCTGCGCTGGATGGCGCCCTTCCTCAGCTTCACCGCCGAGGAGGCCTGGAAGCTGGTGGGCCAAAGCGACTCGATCTTTCTGGAAGAATTCTGGACCTTCGACGCACCCGACACCGCCCTGCTCGCCAAGTGGGCGCGCATCCGCGATCTGCGCGAGGCCGTCAACAAGCAGATCGAGACCCTGCGCGAGCAGGGCGCGGTCGGCTCGTCGCTGCAGGCGCAGGCGGTGCTGACCGCGCCGCCCGAAGACCACGCGCTGCTGGCCAGCCTGGGGGCCGACCTGCGCTTCGTGTTCATCGTATCTGCTATCGAATTGAAAGCTGGTGACGCTCTATCCATTAGGGTCAACGGCTCACAAGACATCAAATGCGAGCGCTGCTGGCACTACCTGCCGGACGTCGGCCTGCATGCCGATCACCCCAGCCTGTGCGGGCGCTGCGTGAGCAACCTGTACGGCGCGGGCGAGACGCGCACCATCGCCTGACATGGCGCGCGGCAAATCCAGCGGCGCCAGTCTGGCCCTGTGGCTGGCGCTGGCCACCCTCGTGGTGGTGCTCGACCAGTTCACCAAATGGCTCATCCTGGGCCACTACCAGTTGGGCGACGCCACGCCCGTCACGGGCTTCTTCAACCTCGTGCGGGCCCACAACACCGGCGCCGCGTTCTCGTTTCTGGCCGGTGGCAGCGGCTGGCAGCGCTGGTTTTTCGTCGCCCTGGCGCTGGCTGCGTCCGGCTTCATCGTCTGGCTGCTGCGCCAGCATGCGGGGCAGCGGCTGTTTTCCTTTTCGCTGGCGATGATCCTGGGCGGCGCCGTCGGCAACGTCGTCGATCGGCTGCAGCACGGCTACGTGGTCGACTTCCTGGACTTTCACTGGCCCATCCTGAGCGGCCTGTTCTACCGCGGCCACTTTCCGGCCTTCAACCTGGCCGATGCGGCCATCACCGCTGGAGCTGTCGGCCTGATCCTGGACGAGTTGCTGCGGGTGCGGCAGGCCCGGTAAGTTCGAGGCGGGGCAGCGCTCAAACCGTTCGCGACACCGGCCCCGGCTTGTCGGCCAGGACGCGCGCCTTCATGACCGCCTCGGTGCGGTTGCGCGCGTTCAGGGCGCGAAAGATCGCCGCCAGGTGGATCTTCACCGTGCCCTCGCTGATGCCCAGGCTGCGCCCGATCACCTTGTTGGGCTGGCCCTGCGAGAGCAGGCGCAGCACGTCGACCTGGCGCTCGGTCAGCAGGTCGCCCAGCGCCTCCACCCCTGCCGCCGCCGACTGGCCGGCCGCGCCCGGCGCCAGAGCGTCGTCGCGGCCCGACATCGACAGCAGCATGGGCGGCACGTAGACGCCACCGGCCATCACCAGGCGCACGGCCGACACCATGACGGCCGGCGAATACGCCTTGGGGATATAGCCCTGCGCCCCGCAATCCAGCACGTCGCGCATCACGGCCGGATCTTCCTGGCCCGACAGCACGATGATCGGCAAGTCGGGGCACCGCTGGCGCACCTGCTGGATGTGCGACAGGCCCTCGGCGCCGGGCATGCCGAGATCGATCAGCGCCAGGTCCAGCGGCTCGTCCACCCGCTCCATCAGCTCGCGCACGTTGACCGCGGCCACGAACTCGATACCCGGCTCCAGCTCCGACAGCTTGTCCGCCACCGCATCGATGATGAGCCGGTGATCGTCTGCAATCAGGATTTTCATGGGATGTACGGGCGGGCAAGAACCTTGGGCGGTGTACCTGCTGACGTTAAACCGGAACCCCGGCGCAGACAATCGGCTGCCGCCCGGCCAAACGGACTAGACCTCGAGGGCTAGGGCCTGTGAACGCTATGAAAGGGGTCGCGAAGCTCATGACAGCCTGCCCATCAAGGCG from Burkholderiaceae bacterium includes these protein-coding regions:
- a CDS encoding amino acid synthesis family protein is translated as MAAKIRKLLVQVDETRIEMGQAVNPPTRRALAMAVIENPYAGRYEPKLDALIDIGEELGALLGQKCVAALGIAPGQAQSYGKAAIVGEAGELEHAAAVLHPKLGAPLRKAVEKGAALVPSAKKRGGLGTAVDVPLGHKDAAFVRSHFDAIEARVSDAPRAHEIVVAVAVTDSGRPLPRIGGLQVGEIKGEDGLR
- a CDS encoding UPF0280 family protein is translated as MGAQRMLLGDGRLHLQHGPMDIVIGADGEPAAVQQAHEAAWQRFRGLLQELVDELPALRAPVHGECPVRGVVARRMWQAVRPYRDVYITPMAAVAGAVAQELVAAYQRPGVRRAWVNDGGDIALHLTPGERFRVGLFADLDRWPRALAAPGLEVDGVLDVAHDSPVRGVATSGWKGRSFSLGIADSVTVLAATAAQADAAATVVGNAVDVPHAGIVRRPANAIRDDSDLGAIPVTVQVPPLTPAQAQAALAAGCAKALQWRDAGHIVSCVITCQGWAASTDGGPARFLPLGATAPGPAQRMLLETA
- a CDS encoding ferredoxin--NADP reductase, with protein sequence MSAFIEERVLTVRHWTDRLFSFTTTRDAALRFSNGHFTMIGLRIDAKPLLRAYSIASPNYEDHLEFLSIKVEDGPLTSRLQHIQPGDTIVVGRKPTGTLVVDYLLPGKRLYLFSTGTGLAPFMSIIRDPESYEKFEQIILVHGVRTAGELAYHDVIVDHLPRHEFLGDMIASQLRYYPTVTREDFRNVGRIPDLIESGKLFADLDVPPLDAAHDRAMICGSPAMLKDLRHLLEARGFAEGNTSRPGSFVIERAFAES
- a CDS encoding 6-hydroxynicotinate reductase, which produces MTEHTRTDGLPEAPEPQVLERARPRNERMAATKVECNACPILCQIAEGRTGACDRYANQGGVLIRVDPVLLLRKTVDEQRAPLVQFSGRVVQQDTGEGEAAQDVSQAPDWDGALLRADEVFVTGVGSSTTYPDYKPAPFIVGSQVQGVDMVTVVTEGIFSYCSLKVKIDTDRYLGPEQANVRCKGEVVGHVTTAEYGSQMLSLGGVHHLTGGSKKEGRVTVEMMEQLGNRQAMELSIDGGAQLVIQAGRAPIVNGVQEQRMRVGCGSATVGIFAKQLYGHADEVVVVDDHITGVLTEHQAGRCLDMRPSGIAMRGRKSTPGRYFQVANPGTGWGGTSIADPLTVLDPWDAKQGWPGLRLLMTSTTGEHAAWYVLDEQLVPREQPMPDAVRAVVDRIGENCEPSLTTVLFLGGAGGSLRAGATENPVLLTRAIKNALVNVTCGGAPAYVWPGGGITVMVDVMRMPERSFGTVPTPAIVAPIEFSMRRDDYAALGGHLRHVRSLEDVLRTGAWHNDGAPTRRAWAAGNPANPWPLGHPPQLG
- a CDS encoding amino acid synthesis family protein; protein product: MIEIRRTFTHVEDIFHEFGPPAAQPLRRGFIAAVLANPFAGRYEADILPMMEVLNAVGTQMAHQLLAAMAVPAERIESYGKGAIVGAAGELEHGALWHVPGGYAMRELLGWSGDRVAYMQGRGEAKTGQPGNALSIVPSTKKVGPPGCTLDVPLTHINASYVRSHFDAIEARVPGSPLADEVVYVLAMSCGPRVHARVGGLKAADISKWDGLR
- a CDS encoding TetR family transcriptional regulator — encoded protein: MKTNLAIVPTRPAAARPGPRGLAKPGRKAGVREQAAQETQDAILRAATRIFSKHGFSGGRIDQISKAAGSHDRMIYYYFGSKEGLYIAVLEDLYRRFNEAEAALKIDATHPEQALVAVIGFIWNYYQRKPEFITLLNDENLHHGKHIAKSLRAHDYSSPATQIIDSVLASGVAQGLFRPGLSARDVYLMIASLNYFYLSNRHTLSAFFGSKLDSSEALQHWHAFVVDAVLRAVKP